In Cucurbita pepo subsp. pepo cultivar mu-cu-16 chromosome LG10, ASM280686v2, whole genome shotgun sequence, the DNA window GCGCATACACAAGAATACCTAAAAGCCGAAGTAAAGGGCTAAAACCTCAAGAAAACCCCAACGAAGAATTTCCGAATTCCTTTGCTAAATCCCTAAAGCATGTCCTCCGCCGCTGCCATGGCTGCTAGATCAGCCTTCAGATCAACCCTAGCCCGAGCCACTATCTCCCGCAGACTTACCAATGGTGCCAAAGTGAAATCACCCGCATCTCCGTTCAGCATCCCCAAGCAGAATCCACTCTCCCAGTCCCCTCGCATTTTGAGGTAAATTTTCGATGAAACTTCTTTGGTATTTCGAATTTTGTTATGTGTCTGATGGATTTTTATCTTGAAGATCTCCTGTTGAAATGAGTTGCTGTGTGGAATCGTTGCTTCCTTACCACTCTGCTACTGCCTCTGCATTGCTTACGTCTATGCTTTCCGTCTCTCGTCGTAGCTACGGTTGGACTTCTGAAGGTACTTTCATGCTCTTATCGCTGAATTTTTCTATGTAAACATCTGAATTGCTTGTT includes these proteins:
- the LOC111803050 gene encoding protein NUCLEAR FUSION DEFECTIVE 6, chloroplastic/mitochondrial-like isoform X6; the encoded protein is MSSAAAMAARSAFRSTLARATISRRLTNGAKVKSPASPFSIPKQNPLSQSPRILRSPVEMSCCVESLLPYHSATASALLTSMLSVSRRSYGWTSEDG
- the LOC111803050 gene encoding protein NUCLEAR FUSION DEFECTIVE 6, chloroplastic/mitochondrial-like isoform X3, with the translated sequence MSSAAAMAARSAFRSTLARATISRRLTNGAKVKSPASPFSIPKQNPLSQSPRILRSPVEMSCCVESLLPYHSATASALLTSMLSVSRRSYGWTSEGQDETI
- the LOC111803050 gene encoding protein NUCLEAR FUSION DEFECTIVE 6, chloroplastic/mitochondrial-like isoform X2, with the translated sequence MSSAAAMAARSAFRSTLARATISRRLTNGAKVKSPASPFSIPKQNPLSQSPRILRSPVEMSCCVESLLPYHSATASALLTSMLSVSRRSYGWTSEDCNDDV
- the LOC111803050 gene encoding protein NUCLEAR FUSION DEFECTIVE 6, chloroplastic/mitochondrial-like isoform X4, giving the protein MSSAAAMAARSAFRSTLARATISRRLTNGAKVKSPASPFSIPKQNPLSQSPRILRSPVEMSCCVESLLPYHSATASALLTSMLSVSRRSYGWTSEDS
- the LOC111803050 gene encoding protein NUCLEAR FUSION DEFECTIVE 6, chloroplastic/mitochondrial-like isoform X5 — protein: MSSAAAMAARSAFRSTLARATISRRLTNGAKVKSPASPFSIPKQNPLSQSPRILRSPVEMSCCVESLLPYHSATASALLTSMLSVSRRSYGWTSEGS
- the LOC111803050 gene encoding protein NUCLEAR FUSION DEFECTIVE 6, chloroplastic/mitochondrial-like isoform X1; its protein translation is MSSAAAMAARSAFRSTLARATISRRLTNGAKVKSPASPFSIPKQNPLSQSPRILRSPVEMSCCVESLLPYHSATASALLTSMLSVSRRSYGWTSEGSYGSLIPNPRWWGVIS